A single Saccopteryx bilineata isolate mSacBil1 chromosome 7, mSacBil1_pri_phased_curated, whole genome shotgun sequence DNA region contains:
- the TMEM106B gene encoding transmembrane protein 106B codes for MGKSFSHLPLHSNKEDAYGGVASTENMRNGLINNEAHNEDGRNGDVSQFPYVEFTGRDSVTCPTCQGTGRIPRGQENQLVALIPYSDQRLRPRRTKLYVMASVFVCLLISGLAVFFLFPRSIDVKYIGVKSAYVSYDVQKRTIYLNITNTLNITNNNYYSIEVENITAQVQFSKTVIGKARLNNITNIGPLDMKQIDYTVPTIIAEEMSYMYDFCTLIFIKVHNIVLMMQVTVTTTYFGHPEQISQEKYQYVDCGRNTTYQLWQSEYLNVLQPQQ; via the exons atGGGAAAGTCTTTTTCGCATTTGCCTTTGCATTCAAATAAAGAAGATGCTTATGGGGGAGTCGCATCCACTGAAAACATGAGGAATGGATTGATTAATAACGAAGCCCATAATGAAGATGGAAGAAATGGAGATGTCTCGCAGTTTCCGTATGTGGAATTTACAGGAAGAGATAGTGTCACTTGCCCTACTTGTCAAGGAACAGGAAGAATTCCTAGGG ggcaagaaaaccagCTGGTGGCATTGATTCCGTATAGTGATCAGAGATTAAGGCCAAGAAGAAC aaaactgTATGTGATGGCTTCTGTGTTTGTCTGTCTGCTGATTTCCGGATTGGctgtgtttttccttttccctcgCTCTATTGACGTGAAATACATTGGTGTAAAATCAGCATACGTCAGTTACGATGTTCAAAAACGTACAATATACTTAAATATCACA AACACATTAAATATAACAaacaataattattattctattgAAGTTGAAAACATCACTGCACAAGTTCAGTTTTCAAAAACAGTTATTGGAAAGGCACGCTTAAACAACATAACGAATATTGGACCCCTGGATATGAAACAG attgattACACAGTACCTACTATCATAGCGGAGGAAATGAGTTATATGTA TGATTTCTGTACACTGATATTCATCAAAGTGCATAACATAGTACTCATGATGCA agtcaCTGTGACAACAACATACTTTGGGCACCCTGAGCAGATCTCCCAGGAGAAGTACCAGTATGTGGACTGTGGAAGGAACACGACTTACCAGCTGTGGCAATCTGAGTATCTGAACGTGCTGCAGCCACAGCAGTAA